Proteins encoded within one genomic window of Macrobrachium nipponense isolate FS-2020 chromosome 9, ASM1510439v2, whole genome shotgun sequence:
- the LOC135218593 gene encoding histidine-rich glycoprotein-like gives MKFLVIVLLGSAYATETEKRGAQPSYGSYTPPYSHGYGHPYGVHPHYKKSADPEPEPEASNPSGHYPIYRPHGHHYGKSTDPEPEPEASYPSGHHPVYRPHGHHYGKSADPKPEPEASYPSGHYPVYRPHGHHYGKSTDPEPEPEASYPSGHYPVYRPHGHHYGKRSAALHPSVEPSYDSDEYGYPHPDYYYPPYYYG, from the exons ATGAAGTTTCTG GTAATTGTGCTTTTGGGGTCTGCTTACGCTACTGAGACTGAGAAGAGAGGTGCGCAGCCAAGCTATGGCTCTTATACCCCTCCCTATAGCCATGGCTATGGACATCCTTATGGGGTGCACCCCCATTACAAGAAGTCTGCTGATCCAGAACCAGAGCCTGAGGCTTCCAACCCCTCTGGACACTACCCAATCTACCGTCCTCATGGCCACCACTATGGAAAGAGTACTGATCCAGAACCAGAGCCTGAGGCTTCCTACCCCTCTGGACACCACCCTGTCTACCGTCCTCATGGCCACCACTACGGAAAAAGTGCTGATCCAAAACCAGAGCCTGAGGCTTCCTACCCCTCCGGACACTACCCAGTCTACCGTCCTCATGGCCACCACTATGGAAAGAGTACTGATCCAGAACCAGAGCCTGAGGCTTCCTACCCCTCTGGACACTACCCAGTCTACCGTCCTCATGGCCACCACTATGGAAAGAGGTCTGCTGCGCTGCACCCTTCTGTTGAGCCTTCTTATGACTCTGACGAGTACGGCTATCCTCATCCTGACTACTACTACCCTCCATATTACTATGGTTAA